A single region of the Brassica rapa cultivar Chiifu-401-42 chromosome A03, CAAS_Brap_v3.01, whole genome shotgun sequence genome encodes:
- the LOC117132687 gene encoding uncharacterized protein LOC117132687, whose amino-acid sequence MTFDMEKLIKRPLIDKQAAYVDDISELAEESFIYQYSDDPLKKVLTSTEEETFSIDIRADEYARLMDTSVEIEYVDDMEEDDSEINVDRYLKAAIDRQPSPLENWDLENAPKIELKKLPAGLKYAFLYNNSYPIVLNANLTNGELALLMNNMRKYRKALGYSIEDIPGISPDLCMHQIHLEDDSKSSVEYQRMLNPNLKEVVKREIIKLLDAGIIFSISDSNWVSPVHVVPKKGRITVVMNDKNELILKQTVTGHRMCIDYRKLNAATRKYHVFLPFIDQMLERLSTHQYYYFLDGYSGFFQIPIHPDDQEKTTFTCPYGTFAYRRMPFILCNAHAPFQQCMMSIFMIEDFMDFFMDDFSVYMDPVSKTVSITYVKSWQDVQKITSFEIGKKATLWLTMESS is encoded by the coding sequence ATGACCtttgatatggaaaaactgATAAAACGACCCTTGATCGATAAACAAGCCGCTTACGTGGACGATATCTCTGAGTTGGCTGAAGAATCCTTCATATACCAATACTCAGATGATCCCCTGAAAAAAGTGCTCACATCTACCGAAGAGGAAACATTTAGCATCGACATCAGAGCTGATGAATACGCGAGATTGATGGACACAAGTGTAGAAATAGAATATGTCGATGACATGGAGGAGGACGATTCGGAAATTAACGTTGATCGATATTTAAAGGccgccatcgatcgacaaccatCCCCTCTAGAAAATTGGGATCTCGAAAACGCACCAAAAATTGAGTTAAAGAAATTACCCGCCGGACTAAAGTATGCTTTTCTCTACAATAATTCTTACCCCATAGTTTTAAATGCTAACCTAACCAACGGAGAACTTGCGCTGTTAATGAATAATATGCGCAAATATAGGAAAGCCCTCGGATACTCCATAGAGGATATTCCTGGTATCTCTCCAGATCTGTGCATGCACCAAATTCACTTAGAAGACGATTCCAAATCGTCAGTGGAATATCAAAGAATGCTAAACCCGAACTTGAAAGAAGTTGTTAAGAGGGAAATTATCAAACTTCTAGATGCTGGAATCATCTTTTCAATTTCGGATAGCAACTGGGTGAGCCCCGTGCATGTTGTACCTAAGAAAGGCAGAATTACAGTGGTTATGAATGATAAAAACGAACTCATTCTCAAGCAAACTGTCACTGGACATCGAATGTGTATCGATTATAGGAAGCTAAACGCTGCCACAAGAAAATATCACGTTTTCTTACCCTTCATTGATCAAATGTTGGAAAGATTGTCAACTCACCAATACTACTATTTTCTTGACGGATACTCTggatttttccaaattcctATACATCCTGACGATCAAGAAAAGACCACCTTTACATGCCCTTACGGAACATTCGCATACCGCAGAATGCCATTCATTCTTTGTAATGCCCATGCCCCCTTCCAACAATGCATGATGTCGATATTTATGATAGAAGATTTCATGGATTTCTTTATGGACGATTTCTCAGTATATATGGATCCAGTTTCAAAAACTGTCTCGATAACCTATGTAAAGTCTTGGCAAGATGTGCAGAAAATAACCTCGTTCGAAATTGGGAAAAAGGCCACTTTATGGTTAACGATGGAATCGTCCTAG